From the Cupriavidus necator N-1 genome, one window contains:
- a CDS encoding adenylate/guanylate cyclase domain-containing protein — protein MHCTNCGSENPPDARFCKDCGSRLGRRCPHCGHDSGSADRFCTACGASLILPTVGPSDGNQPTTAPAPIDYTPRHLVERILAQQAAMEARGATAGERKTITALFADMAGSTALIHDLDPEEARRLIDPVIALMMEAVHHYEGYVAKSLGDGILALFGAPIAHEDHPQRALYAALRMQEAMRRHSDRIRLEQGIPLQIRVGIHTGEVVVRSIRRDDLHTDYDPVGHTINIASRMESIATPSSILVSEATCKLTEGYFDFKALGATQVKGVREPLAVYEVLRLGVLRTRLQVAQHRGLARFVGREGELAQLRDALEQAKAGHGQIVGVVGEAGVGKSRLFHEFKVLSQRGCMVLETFSVSHGKSFAYLPLIDLVKNYFQIEPLDDERRCREKVAGRMLMLDRTLEELLPYLLFLLGISEPGSALPNMDPRIRRQRTFDAITRLLVRESHNQPLELIFEDLQWLDSETEAFLDVLASHLPGARILLLLNYRPEYRHGRHQQDAYTELRLDSLGQAEAQELLAALLGDDPALMPLKRLILDKTEGNPFFMEEVVQTLSEEKALLGEPGHYRIEQTPIALHIPTTVQGVLAARIDRLPRPEKDLLQSLAVIGKEFSLSLIQRVVSQPEEQLQPLLARLEAGEFIYERPAFPDTEYMFKHALTQEVAGSSLLTEERTALHQRTAQAIEALFRHQLKDHYSELARHYSLSGNEPKAVEYLQCTGQQSVQRSAYHEAIRHLNAALELLQRQPDSPERARQELTLRLAIGPALIAARGFASSEVEATYSRALALCGEVGETPQLFPTLVGLRTYFSLRAEHRKAYKLGKQLLAQARKTQDPELLGEAHVSLATTLYYCGKFRTSDGHLRDALALYGAEPDHVHVNMHGVDPESRALSFSALVLWNLGYPDQACKRAQNSLTLARQLSHPFSLAHSLCLAAELHQFRCDPRLTLECADAAIALSSEQGFPVWLAWSTVLRGWALAEQGQHEEGIAQMRQGLAAYHATGAALGHSHFQELLAQIYARMGQVDSALDALAEAEDAVQRTGEHYCEAEWHRIKGEMILHGCRSDGLLPEDDAQACFHQAIAVARRQHARSLELRASLSLVRLWLHQGRPEPARQLLDQIRSAFTEGLDSADMRDVVAACR, from the coding sequence ATGCACTGCACAAACTGCGGTTCCGAGAACCCTCCTGACGCTAGGTTCTGCAAGGATTGCGGATCGCGACTGGGCCGACGCTGCCCGCACTGTGGCCACGACTCGGGTTCGGCCGACAGGTTTTGTACCGCATGCGGCGCATCGCTGATCTTACCGACTGTCGGCCCTTCTGATGGAAATCAGCCGACGACGGCGCCCGCTCCCATCGACTACACCCCACGCCACCTGGTCGAACGAATCCTGGCGCAGCAGGCGGCGATGGAAGCCAGGGGCGCGACCGCCGGCGAGCGCAAGACCATCACGGCGCTGTTCGCCGACATGGCGGGCTCCACGGCGCTGATCCACGACTTGGACCCGGAAGAAGCACGCCGACTGATCGATCCCGTGATCGCCCTGATGATGGAGGCCGTGCACCACTACGAAGGCTATGTCGCCAAGTCGCTGGGCGACGGCATACTGGCCCTGTTCGGTGCGCCCATCGCGCATGAAGATCACCCGCAGCGCGCGCTGTATGCGGCGCTGCGGATGCAGGAAGCGATGCGCCGCCACAGCGACCGCATCCGCCTGGAGCAAGGCATACCGCTCCAGATCCGGGTGGGCATCCACACCGGTGAGGTGGTGGTGCGGTCCATCCGCCGGGACGACCTGCATACCGACTACGATCCGGTAGGACACACGATCAACATCGCCTCGCGGATGGAAAGCATCGCCACGCCGTCTTCCATTCTGGTCAGCGAGGCGACCTGCAAGCTGACCGAGGGGTATTTCGACTTCAAGGCCCTGGGCGCGACCCAGGTGAAGGGCGTTCGGGAACCGCTTGCCGTGTATGAGGTGCTGCGCCTGGGCGTGTTGCGCACACGTCTGCAGGTGGCGCAACACCGCGGCCTGGCGCGGTTTGTAGGCCGCGAGGGCGAGCTGGCGCAATTGCGTGACGCGCTGGAGCAGGCCAAGGCGGGACACGGGCAGATCGTGGGCGTGGTCGGCGAGGCCGGGGTCGGCAAGTCACGGCTGTTCCACGAGTTCAAGGTGCTGTCGCAGCGAGGCTGCATGGTGCTGGAGACCTTCTCGGTGTCGCACGGCAAGTCGTTCGCGTACCTGCCACTGATCGACCTGGTGAAGAATTATTTTCAGATCGAGCCGCTCGATGATGAGCGCAGGTGCCGCGAGAAGGTCGCTGGCAGGATGCTGATGCTGGACCGCACACTGGAAGAGCTGCTGCCTTACCTGCTCTTCCTGCTCGGCATCAGCGAGCCGGGTTCGGCATTACCGAACATGGATCCCCGCATCCGGCGCCAGCGCACGTTCGACGCGATCACGCGCCTGCTGGTCCGCGAGAGCCACAACCAGCCGCTCGAGTTGATCTTCGAGGACCTGCAATGGCTGGACAGCGAGACCGAGGCGTTCCTGGATGTCCTCGCCAGCCACCTGCCAGGTGCCAGGATCCTGCTGCTGCTCAACTATCGGCCCGAGTACCGGCATGGCCGGCACCAGCAGGACGCCTATACCGAGCTCCGGCTCGATTCGTTGGGCCAGGCCGAGGCCCAGGAACTGCTCGCCGCGCTGCTTGGCGACGATCCCGCGCTGATGCCGCTCAAGCGGCTCATCCTGGACAAGACCGAGGGCAATCCCTTCTTCATGGAGGAAGTGGTGCAGACCTTGTCCGAGGAGAAGGCCCTGCTCGGCGAACCTGGCCACTACCGCATCGAGCAGACCCCTATCGCGCTGCATATTCCCACCACGGTCCAGGGCGTGCTGGCTGCCCGCATCGACCGGCTGCCCCGCCCCGAGAAGGACTTGCTGCAGAGCCTTGCCGTGATCGGCAAGGAGTTTTCCCTGAGCCTGATCCAGCGCGTGGTCTCCCAGCCGGAGGAACAATTGCAGCCGCTGCTGGCCAGGCTGGAGGCCGGCGAATTCATCTACGAGCGGCCTGCATTCCCGGATACGGAGTACATGTTCAAGCATGCGCTGACCCAGGAAGTCGCCGGCAGCTCGCTGCTGACCGAAGAGCGCACCGCGCTGCACCAACGCACGGCGCAGGCGATCGAAGCCCTGTTCCGGCATCAGCTGAAGGATCACTACAGCGAGCTGGCCCGGCACTACAGCCTGAGCGGCAACGAACCGAAGGCCGTCGAGTACCTGCAGTGTACCGGCCAGCAGTCGGTACAGCGCTCCGCGTACCACGAAGCGATCCGCCACCTGAATGCCGCGCTGGAATTGCTCCAGCGCCAGCCCGATTCGCCCGAACGCGCACGCCAGGAACTCACGCTGCGCCTTGCCATCGGGCCGGCGCTGATCGCCGCCAGGGGCTTTGCCTCGTCCGAGGTCGAAGCCACTTACAGCCGTGCCCTGGCGCTGTGCGGCGAGGTCGGGGAGACCCCACAGCTCTTTCCCACGCTAGTCGGTTTGCGCACGTATTTCTCCCTGCGCGCCGAGCATCGCAAGGCTTACAAGCTGGGCAAGCAACTGCTTGCGCAGGCCAGGAAGACGCAGGACCCGGAGCTCTTGGGCGAGGCCCATGTCTCGCTCGCCACGACCTTGTATTACTGTGGAAAATTCAGGACCTCCGATGGCCACCTGCGAGATGCGCTCGCCCTCTACGGCGCCGAACCGGATCATGTCCACGTGAATATGCATGGCGTCGATCCGGAGTCACGGGCGCTATCCTTTTCGGCATTGGTCCTGTGGAATCTCGGCTATCCGGACCAGGCCTGCAAGCGAGCACAGAATTCGCTCACGCTGGCCCGGCAGCTGTCCCATCCCTTCAGTCTCGCGCATTCCCTCTGCCTGGCGGCCGAGCTGCACCAGTTCCGCTGCGACCCAAGGCTCACGCTGGAGTGCGCCGACGCGGCCATCGCGCTCTCAAGCGAGCAGGGCTTCCCCGTGTGGCTTGCCTGGTCGACCGTCCTGCGCGGTTGGGCGCTGGCCGAGCAAGGGCAGCATGAGGAAGGCATCGCGCAGATGCGCCAGGGGCTGGCGGCGTACCACGCCACCGGTGCGGCGCTGGGACATTCGCACTTCCAGGAACTGCTGGCGCAAATCTACGCACGCATGGGACAGGTCGATTCAGCTCTGGACGCGCTAGCCGAAGCGGAAGACGCGGTGCAAAGGACCGGGGAGCACTATTGCGAAGCTGAGTGGCATCGGATCAAGGGCGAGATGATCCTTCATGGCTGCCGTTCCGATGGCCTTCTGCCTGAAGATGACGCGCAAGCGTGTTTTCACCAGGCGATCGCGGTAGCCCGCAGGCAGCATGCCAGGTCGCTGGAGTTGCGGGCCTCACTAAGCCTTGTGCGGCTCTGGCTGCACCAGGGCAGGCCCGAGCCGGCCAGGCAACTGCTTGACCAGATCCGCAGCGCGTTTACCGAGGGGCTGGACAGCGCGGACATGCGCGACGTCGTGGCAGCATGCCGTTGA
- a CDS encoding MoaF-related domain-containing protein produces the protein MNTNSTPQKPLFAGRSFRVDYDGLSAHNIYSEDGESIHYAIVAGPYAGATGEARCAWQEISEGVYAISWQEADGATVVHVDDFVRGRSMAFFTAADKAFYRMQGPLTALADPSATQR, from the coding sequence ATGAACACGAATTCCACTCCCCAGAAGCCGCTCTTCGCCGGGCGCAGCTTCCGCGTCGACTATGACGGCCTGTCGGCGCACAACATCTACTCCGAGGATGGCGAGTCGATCCACTACGCGATCGTCGCCGGCCCCTACGCCGGAGCGACTGGCGAGGCCCGTTGCGCGTGGCAGGAAATCTCGGAGGGCGTGTATGCGATCTCGTGGCAGGAAGCTGATGGCGCGACCGTGGTGCATGTCGACGACTTCGTGCGCGGCCGCTCCATGGCATTCTTCACCGCCGCGGACAAGGCGTTCTACCGGATGCAGGGCCCGTTGACGGCGCTGGCCGACCCGTCGGCTACCCAGCGCTGA
- a CDS encoding alkene reductase, with amino-acid sequence MMPDTRNPLFQPHSLGALTLPNRIVMPPMTRSRAGQPDDVPNELMAEYYAQRASAGLIVSEGTWISPLGKGYAWTPGIHTPAQVAGWRKVTTAVHEAGGRIFAQLWHVGRLSHISLLDGHAPVSSSAIQAHGVNVFVAEQDGKPGFVQASQPRALKVEEIHAIVDEFRQAARNAMAAGFDGVELHAANGYLVNQFIDSEANNRTDVYGGPLENRLRFLGEVTQALIEGTGSKDRVGIRLAPLTTLNGCVDADPETTYAAAAKLLGELGVGYIHIAEADWDDAPHMPAAFKQRLREVYRGTLIYAGKYTAERAQAALNEGWADLIAFGRPFVANPDLPERLRAGATLNPHDRDTLFGGGARGLTDYPALAAKAA; translated from the coding sequence ATGATGCCCGATACACGCAATCCGCTGTTCCAGCCGCATTCGCTGGGTGCCCTCACGCTGCCCAACCGCATCGTGATGCCGCCGATGACGCGCTCGCGCGCAGGCCAGCCTGACGACGTGCCGAACGAACTGATGGCCGAGTACTACGCGCAACGCGCCAGTGCCGGCCTGATCGTCAGCGAGGGCACCTGGATTTCGCCGCTCGGCAAGGGCTATGCGTGGACGCCCGGCATCCACACGCCGGCGCAGGTCGCCGGTTGGCGCAAGGTCACCACTGCCGTGCATGAAGCGGGCGGGCGCATCTTCGCGCAGCTCTGGCACGTGGGCCGCCTGAGCCATATCAGTCTGCTCGATGGCCACGCGCCGGTGTCGTCGTCCGCCATCCAGGCGCACGGTGTGAACGTGTTCGTTGCCGAACAGGATGGCAAGCCGGGCTTCGTGCAGGCATCCCAGCCGCGCGCGCTCAAGGTGGAAGAGATCCACGCCATCGTCGACGAATTCCGCCAGGCCGCGCGCAACGCGATGGCGGCTGGCTTCGACGGTGTGGAACTGCACGCGGCCAACGGCTATCTGGTCAACCAGTTCATCGACTCGGAAGCCAACAACCGTACCGACGTATATGGCGGCCCGCTCGAAAACCGCCTGCGTTTCCTGGGCGAGGTGACGCAGGCGCTGATCGAGGGCACGGGCAGCAAGGACCGGGTTGGTATCCGCCTGGCGCCGCTGACCACGCTCAATGGCTGCGTCGACGCCGATCCGGAAACCACCTATGCTGCCGCGGCAAAGCTGCTCGGCGAGCTGGGCGTGGGCTACATCCATATCGCCGAGGCCGACTGGGACGATGCACCGCATATGCCCGCCGCATTCAAGCAGCGGCTGCGCGAGGTGTATCGGGGCACGCTGATCTACGCCGGCAAGTACACCGCGGAACGTGCGCAAGCCGCGCTGAACGAGGGATGGGCCGATCTGATTGCCTTCGGCCGGCCGTTCGTTGCCAACCCCGACCTGCCGGAGCGCCTGCGCGCTGGCGCGACGCTCAACCCCCACGACCGCGACACGCTGTTTGGTGGTGGCGCACGCGGGCTGACCGACTATCCCGCACTGGCCGCCAAGGCGGCCTGA
- the dkgB gene encoding 2,5-didehydrogluconate reductase DkgB — MSIPSFGVGTFRLTGQAVIDSVRNALDLGYRAVDTAQIYGNEADVGQAIAEAGVKRDELFVTTKIWTANYAADKLVPSLRESLDKLRTDYVDLTLIHWPAPGNGVELPEYMAALAEAKALGLTRQIGVSNFNIALTKQAIDAVGKGEIATNQIELSPYLQNHKLTAFLQEQGIAVTSYMTLAYGKVLKDPVLAQIANKHHATVAQVALAWAQQLGYAVIPSSTQRENLASNLLARDLKLDADDMAQIAALERNGREVSPEGLAPAWD; from the coding sequence ATGAGCATTCCTTCGTTTGGCGTTGGTACTTTCCGCCTGACCGGCCAGGCCGTGATCGATTCGGTGCGCAACGCGCTGGACCTGGGCTATCGCGCCGTCGATACGGCACAGATCTATGGCAACGAGGCCGACGTCGGCCAGGCGATCGCCGAGGCCGGTGTGAAGCGCGATGAACTGTTTGTGACCACCAAGATCTGGACGGCGAACTACGCCGCCGACAAGCTTGTGCCAAGCCTGCGCGAAAGCCTGGACAAGCTGCGCACCGACTACGTCGACCTGACCCTGATCCACTGGCCGGCGCCGGGCAATGGCGTGGAACTGCCCGAGTACATGGCGGCGCTGGCCGAAGCCAAGGCGCTGGGCCTGACGCGGCAGATCGGTGTTTCCAACTTCAATATCGCGCTGACGAAGCAGGCGATCGATGCGGTTGGCAAGGGCGAAATCGCCACCAACCAGATCGAACTGAGCCCCTATCTGCAGAACCACAAGCTCACCGCGTTCCTGCAGGAGCAGGGCATCGCCGTGACGTCGTACATGACGCTGGCCTATGGCAAGGTGCTGAAGGACCCGGTGCTGGCGCAGATCGCGAACAAGCACCACGCCACCGTCGCGCAGGTTGCGCTGGCATGGGCGCAGCAACTCGGCTATGCGGTGATTCCGTCGTCGACCCAGCGCGAGAACCTGGCCAGCAACCTGCTGGCGCGCGACCTGAAGCTCGACGCCGACGACATGGCGCAGATCGCCGCGCTGGAGCGCAACGGCCGCGAGGTCAGCCCCGAGGGCCTGGCCCCGGCCTGGGACTGA
- a CDS encoding LysR family transcriptional regulator: MKTTIDELLAFAAVVDTGSITAAAEQLKLTVSATSRTLGRLEEKLQTTLLRRTTRRLELTEEGAAFLEHARAIVAMVDEAEEQIAARRMRPVGRLRVDAATPFMLHVIVPLLEGFCASYPEVELELNSNEGIIDLIEKRTDVAFRIGQLKDSTLHARPIGTSRIRILASPDYLKRHGTPTKPAQLAQHALLGFTQPESLNDWPLRDDDGSVMHIKPTIASSSGETLRSLALNGQGIVCLSDFMTRDDRQDGRLVQLFAKQTLDVRQSINAVYYRNTALASRITCFVEYVVKVLGQKPFES, translated from the coding sequence ATGAAGACGACCATCGACGAACTGCTGGCCTTTGCTGCCGTGGTGGACACCGGCTCGATCACGGCGGCCGCCGAGCAGCTCAAGCTGACGGTCTCCGCCACCAGCCGCACCCTGGGCCGGCTGGAGGAGAAGCTGCAGACCACGCTTCTGCGGCGAACCACGCGGCGGCTGGAGTTGACCGAGGAAGGGGCGGCATTCCTGGAACACGCCCGCGCAATCGTGGCGATGGTCGACGAGGCGGAAGAGCAGATCGCGGCGCGTCGCATGCGGCCGGTTGGGCGCTTGCGGGTGGATGCGGCAACGCCGTTCATGCTGCATGTGATCGTGCCGCTACTGGAGGGCTTTTGCGCCAGCTACCCGGAAGTGGAACTGGAACTCAACTCGAACGAAGGCATCATCGACCTGATCGAAAAGCGGACCGATGTGGCGTTCCGCATCGGCCAGCTAAAGGACTCCACGCTGCACGCGCGCCCCATCGGCACCAGCCGAATCCGCATCCTTGCCAGTCCCGACTACCTGAAGCGCCACGGCACGCCCACCAAACCGGCGCAGCTCGCGCAGCATGCGCTGCTGGGCTTCACCCAGCCGGAATCGCTGAACGACTGGCCGCTGCGCGACGACGACGGCAGCGTGATGCATATCAAGCCAACCATCGCCTCGTCCAGCGGCGAGACCCTCAGGAGCCTGGCCCTGAACGGCCAGGGCATTGTCTGCCTGTCGGACTTCATGACGCGCGACGATCGGCAGGACGGGCGACTGGTGCAACTGTTTGCGAAACAGACCCTCGATGTGCGCCAGTCGATCAACGCGGTCTACTATCGCAACACCGCGTTGGCGTCCCGCATCACCTGCTTCGTCGAATATGTGGTCAAGGTGCTCGGCCAGAAGCCGTTCGAGAGCTAG
- a CDS encoding aldo/keto reductase, which translates to MDIKDKLAGSVLGFGTAPLGNMFRDILEAEAQATVDAAWAQGVRYYDTAPFYGAGLAEIRLGEALSRHKRDEFVLSTKVGRLILDEVEDASARALGEKSGLFAAGRPNKLVVDYTADGTLRSIEDSLKRMKTDRFDFVWVHDIAQDFYGDEWLSYFETARKGAFRVLTRLREEGVIEAWGLGVNRVEPIELTLDLAEAQPDGFLLAGRYSLLEHERALQRLMPKAAERKTGIVVGGPYSSGILAGGAHFEYQKAPPEIIARVERIKAVAQRHGVSIKAAALQFVLANPVVAAVIPGASRPERIAEDVAALKEVIPADFWRELREQHLVAANAPLPVDRV; encoded by the coding sequence GCAGGCCACCGTGGACGCGGCCTGGGCGCAAGGCGTGCGCTACTACGACACGGCGCCGTTCTATGGCGCGGGCCTGGCCGAAATCCGGCTGGGTGAGGCGCTGTCCCGACACAAGCGCGACGAATTCGTGCTCAGCACCAAGGTCGGCCGCCTGATCCTGGACGAAGTCGAGGACGCCAGTGCGCGGGCCTTGGGCGAAAAAAGCGGACTGTTTGCGGCTGGCCGCCCGAACAAGCTCGTCGTCGACTACACGGCCGACGGCACGCTGCGCTCCATCGAGGACAGCCTCAAGCGGATGAAGACCGACCGCTTCGATTTTGTGTGGGTCCACGACATTGCCCAGGACTTCTATGGCGATGAATGGCTGTCGTACTTTGAGACCGCGCGCAAGGGTGCCTTCCGCGTGCTGACCCGCCTGCGCGAGGAGGGCGTGATCGAGGCCTGGGGCCTGGGCGTGAACCGCGTCGAGCCGATCGAACTGACGCTGGATCTCGCCGAAGCGCAGCCGGACGGATTCCTGCTCGCGGGCCGATATTCGCTGCTCGAGCACGAGCGCGCGTTGCAGCGCCTGATGCCGAAGGCGGCGGAACGCAAGACCGGGATTGTCGTCGGTGGTCCGTACAGTTCCGGCATCCTGGCCGGAGGCGCGCACTTCGAATACCAGAAGGCGCCGCCCGAGATCATCGCCAGGGTAGAGCGCATCAAAGCGGTCGCGCAGCGCCACGGCGTCAGCATCAAGGCGGCGGCCCTGCAGTTCGTGCTGGCGAACCCGGTGGTGGCGGCCGTGATCCCGGGCGCGAGCCGGCCGGAGCGCATCGCCGAGGACGTGGCCGCGCTGAAGGAAGTCATTCCCGCCGATTTCTGGCGCGAACTGCGTGAGCAGCACCTGGTGGCCGCGAACGCGCCGCTGCCGGTCGATCGCGTCTGA